The Deltaproteobacteria bacterium nucleotide sequence GACTTTGGCGCCGAATGCGATGGTGCGGAGTTGGTCGCAAGTAGTGCCGTAGGCAATCAGACAGAGGACGTTCTTCCGATCCTCGCCGGGGATGGCGGCGAGATCGACATAGAGGTTGTTGATCGGGCCACGCAGCGTGACTTGGACTAAGTGTGTCCCGATCGATTCTTCGCCGCGGAATTCTACGAACGGTTCGGCGAACGGGGTGTGGAATTCGACGGTGCCGTTGACGACGGTGAATTCGAGTCCGAGATAGTGGATGCGGCCTTCAGTTGCCTCGATGTTCCCTTGGACTTGTGGGTTGGCGAGGGTGCCGCGGACGACTACATTGGCGCGCAGCGTGACGTCGGCGGCGTTGTTGCGGATGAAGAGATCGCCGCGACTATTCACGCGCAAGTCGAGTTTGACGTGGTCGTATCCCGCGTGTTCGCGACGGAGACGTTCGCGAGACGCGACCACGTCGCTGCGTCCGAATTCCTCGAGGAGGCGGAAGTCTTTCGTGTAACGGAGATCGACGATATTCAAATCGCCGCTGAGTGTGGTGTGGGCGTTGTCGCGACGCACCGCCATGTCGGTGTCGAATTCTGCGTGCCAGGCGCGGCCCGGCTCCGCGTAGGCCAGTCCGCGGCCGACGACGTGGAGATCGAAGCGGCGCGTGGTCCATTGTTGTTGCTCCAACCAGCCGTCGAGCGTGAACGGTCCGTCGCCGAACAACCCGCTGACGGTGTCGATCGTAATGCGACGCCCGTTAAAGTGGAGCGTGCCGAGCAGTTTCGTCCATTCCTGTTGCACGGCGCGGAGGATCATTTGATTACTCCGTAATTCCATCGTGCCGCTTAGCAACGGATCGGTTAGGTCGCCGCGGATGCCGAGATTCAGATCCAGCGGCCCTTCGGCCTCGCGGAAGGTGCCGGGGAGATAGGTTAGCCACGCGGCGTTGGCGGTGCCGACGGCGCGTAAATCCCAGGCGCCGCTGCGGCCGTGGCCGCGGATTGTGGTGGTGTCATGCGGCGCCGGTCCGCCGTGGATGCGGATTTCATGGACGATCCAGTGCGCGGTTGGACTTTGATATTCGAGGTCGAGCGTCGTGTCGGCACGCGGATGTCCACGCAGATGAAAGCCGTGGCCGAGCGTGACAGTCATCGGCTGCGGGAAGTCGAACGTCGGAAGCGTCGGGACTTCGACGGTTGTGGGTTGAAACGTGAGCGTCTTTCCGTTCCAGCGGAATTTCGCGTGGACGCGGTCCAACGGGACGATTTGCAATGCGCCTGCAGTGATTTCGAACGTGCCGTTGCCGTGCGGATTCGATGTTTCGCCGCCGAGCGTCAGATGTCCCGAGCCGACGCCGCGCAACGCAATCAGTTGGAATGACGGGTCCAAATGATGTTGCCGGATATCGGCATCGAGACGCATCGTGGCCTGGCGATAGCCGGATGGCAGGCGGTTGCCGTAACGAATGTCGAGTGCCAACGTGCCGGTGCGCGCGCCATGTTGCAATAATTCGCCGGTGAGTTCGAGGCGTGGATACGTCAAATGGAGTTTGGTCCGCGCGGTTTCGATTTCGATTCCTTGATAGCTGCCGCCGCCGGTGGTTTCTGCGTCGAGGGTCAGCAAATAGTCGCGCGCCCAACCGCGGAAGCGGCCGTCGCAATTCGCCAGCCCGCGGGCCGGATGGAAGTCGATGTTGCGGAACCGGCCGAAGACGCCGATCAGCGGGATCGCGCGTCCGTGAAATTCAATGTCGACGAGTCGGTTCCGCGCGCTGACGGATCCGCTCACCGAGGCTTCGCCGTCGCCGACGCGCAGCCGGCCGGCGCGGATTTGCATCGTGCCGTCGTGCCATGCGCTATCGACCGTGAGATGCGCAGGGAGATCCGTGATCGTGGCCGGGACGTGGGTTACGTCGACCTTCAGCTCGCCTTGCAAATTGGTCGGGTCGAACGATTTGCCCTTCCACTGGATGCGGCCTTGTAATGTGCCTGCGGTCTGGAGAAACGAGGTGGCGGGGAGCAAGTCGGGGATCGGCATCGGTTCCGGCCATTCCAGCGTGAGGCGGGATCGCTTGGTGGCCAGCGTGATCGACCCATCGCCGCGCAACGTGCGGCCGCCGATCGTGGCTTGGAGGGATTTCAGACGCACTTTTGTATTGCGGAGCGTCGCATCGGCCGCGAATGAGTCGACGACCAAATGTTTCCAACTGAATTGCGTGACGTGCAATGCGCCGTGCAGATCGTTGAGGTACGGCGCGGCGCGGAACCAATGGCTCGGATCGGTAACGCCATCCAGCGTGAGTTGATCGGCGTGCAACGGCGGTCGGTCCGGTTGATTGACGTCGATTTGCTGTAATTGCACCGTGAGTGCCACTTTGCGCAACAGATGCGGGATGAACGAGAACTCGGTGCGCGCGACGCCGATACTGCGGCCGTGGGGGAGTGTGAGGAGCAGGTCATGAATGGCCGCGTGCGTGATCTCCACGTTGCGGAGCAGCAGCAGCGTGCGGAGTTTGATCGGGCGCCGTGCGGTCGTGGCGGGCGGCATTTGCTCCAGAAAGAGGCGCGGCTGACTGACGGTGAGTTCCGTCAGCCGCAACGTGCCGCGCAGCAGGCTCCAGGGGCGATACGCGAACGTGATGCGTTCGGTGGAAAAATGGTGTCCGTTCGGATGGTGCGTGAGTTGCAAACGGTCGATGGTCACGGTCGAGTGGCGCAAGTCCCAATGCCAGCCATTGGATTGGATTTCCCACTTGGTAAAGGCCGTGATGGCGCGCAACAGCAGACGCTGCGCGGCCGGATGGTTCAACGCCGCCACGGCGATCCACGGCGCGGCGACGGCGCTGGTGAGGAGCAACCAGACCACGAGGCGTCGTCGTAGACCGGCCCGAAACCGCGATGTCGTTCGTGCATGCACGGCGCGAACTTAGCGCAGAAACAACGGGCGGTGCAATTACTGAAAAGCGGTGACTAGTGGCTGAGGGAGGTGACTGGTGGCTCGTGGCTGGTGACTGGTAACAACGCGCACCGTGCGGGCCGTTCCCCAGTCACCAGCCACTAGTCACCAGTCACCTTTTTCCGCGTTATCTTTTCCACCAATTGTAGGCCGAGGTTGTCGAAGCTGCCGTTCGACATCGTGACGATGACGTCGCCCGGTGCGATGCTGCGCATCAGGTACTCTAGGATGAACGGTGTCTTGGCGAAATAATGCGCCTCGATGTGGCGGGCGCAAAGATCCCGCGCCAACGCCTCGGGGTCGAGCCGTTCGGCCTCTGGGATGCGGTCCAGTTTGTGGACGGAGGCCAACAGCACGTGCGTGGCCGGCGCGAAGGCGGTGAGATACGCGTCGTGAAAAAGTTTCCGCCCGCTGGTGTTGGAGCGCGGCTCGAACGCAACGATTAAGCGTCGTCCGGGGTATTTTTGTTTCAATGCGTCGAGCGTTTCGCGAATCGCGGTGGGATGATGTGCGAAGTCGTCGATGACCGTGACGCCGTGGACTTTGGCGAGCACTTCCTGGCGCCGCTTCACGCCTTGGAACGTCGGCAGTCCCTGTTGCAGCGCCGTGGCGGAGACGCCGATCGCACGCAGCATTGCCAACACGCCGACCGTGTTTTGCAAGTTGTGCCAGCCGACGAGCGGCGAATGAAACGGCAACGCGGCGCCGTCGGAGTCTTGCAGTGTGAAATGCGTGCCGTCCGGGCCCATCGTGACCGCAGTGGCTTGCACTGTGGCCGTGGTGCCGGGACGCGCGGCGTACGTGATGACGCGGCACGCGGCGTGATGCAGTAGTTCCAGCACCGTGCCGCTCTCCGCACAGGCGGCGAGCACCGCATGGGCCGGGAGGCGGCGCAAGAATTCGGCGAAGGCGTGTTTCACGGCGGCGAGGTCGGCGTAAATATCGGCGTGGTCGAATTCCACCGGGCCAAGCAAGGCCGCTTGCGCCGGGTAGTGCCAAATTTTCGGCGTCTTGTCGAAAAACGCGGAGTCGTATTCATCGCCCTCAAGGACGAGTTCGCGGCCGGCCCCCAATCGATAGCTGACACCGAAGTTGCGCGGGATGCCGCCAACCAGGAAACTCGGGTCGCGGCCGGCGGCGTGCAACAACCAGGCGGCGAGACTGGTGCTCGTGGTCTTGCCGTGCGTGCCGGCGATCACGAGTGGGAAGCGATCGGGGCAGAGCAGCGTGGCGATGGTTTGCGGCATCGAGCGATACGGGATGCCGCGTTGCATGGCCGCTTGCGCCTCGGTATTCTCTTTCGTGCAGACGTTGCCGATCACGACCAGATCGGGGCGTGGCGTGAGGTGGTCGGCGGAGAATCCATCCAACACCGGAATGGCCTCCGCCGCCAACATCGTACTCATCGGCGGATAGATCTGTTGGTCCGATCCGGTCACTTGATAGCCGGCCGCGCGACACAGCCCCGCCAACGAGGCCATACCGGTGCCCGCAATTCCGATAAAATGGACGTGTTGCATCGCCCGCGGGCATGCCACAATCGCCCACCCCACGGCTAGATAAAAAGTGGAGACTGTACAAGCGATGACCGGGTGAAACCGCTTGCCCCCCGACTCGATCGTTTGCTACGCCGTTGGGGATGCGGCGCATCGGTGTTTTTTGTGGGTCGAGTATGGGGAATGGCGCCCACTTTGGTGCGGCGGCGGATGCAGTGGCCGTGGCATTGGTCGCGCACGACTTGGAACTCGTGTATGGCGGTGCCCATGTTGGTCTGATGGGGCGGATCGCGGATGAGGTGTTGGCGCGGGGCGGGCGAGTGATTGGCGTGATCCCGCAGTCAATGGTCGAGGCGGAGGTTGCGCATTCCGGTCTTTCACAATTGCATATCGTCGCGACGATGGCCGAACGCAAACAGCAGATGGCTGACTTATCGGATGGGTTTATCGCCCTCCCGGGGGGGATGGGGACGCTCGAAGAGATCACGGAAATGCTGACGCTGACCCAATTGCACTATCAGGACAAGCCGTGCGGCTTTATCAATGTCGCTGGCTATTACGATCATCTGTTCGCATTTCTCGAACACGCCGTCGACGCCGGATTCTTGCATCCGGCCCATCATCGAATGATCTGCGTTGCACAATCCGCCGAGGAATTACTTGCACAGTTTCGCCGCTTTCAGTCGCCGTCGGTCAGGAAATGGCCGGATCACTCCTGACCCGATCAGGAAATCACCGAAGAAGCTTCCGGTTCGCCGCTCTCTACGCGCAAGCCGGTCTTTTGTTGCAACGTCTGGAGGATTTCGTTGGGGTTCACAAAATGGTTCAGCGAGAGTTTGGTGGTGCGGCCGTCGTGGTCGATCGCGAGCGGGATTACGGTGGCGATCGTGGTGGGCGCGCTGTTGATGCGGTAGCCGGTGCGGACGATCGGGAGAATCCGGAGTTTCGTGATGCTCTGCCACGGGATCTCTTTCGTGGTGAGCATTTTATAGATGAAGCGGTCGGGTTCGATCCGGATCTGCGCGGTGTTCGCCATATACAGGAACAGAAAACCGATCGGGGCGAGGATGACCGAGAGGAAGCAAATCACCCCGGCGATGTAAAAGAGGGCCTTACTGGCAAACGGATAGATCATGAACACCCCATGCTGTTGCCGCAATTCAGACAACGATAGCAGCTGCCGTTGCGGACCGTGACGTGGCCGCACTGGTCACAGAACGGGGCGTCGCCCATCATCGTGGAGAGGTGTTCGCTGACGACCGCGCCTGCGGCGATGGTTTGCAGACCTTCGGCGCCGGTCCCGACGGATGCGGATCGTTTGACGACGATGACGGCGGGGAGATCCGTGGTGTCTGGTTTCGCAGCCAACGGTGCAACGGGCGCTTTGCCGTGACCGTTGCGTTCCTTCGCGCTGTTGGCGACGAGCTGCCCGCCTTGTTGGGCGAATTGGCGGGTGACGCCGGGATCGATCGTGGTTGTCGCGGTGCTTTGCGGAGTCGTGGTAACAGGTGCCGACTCGGACGCGGTTCCCACTGGGGCCTGGTCGATCGCGCTGGTGATCAGCTCCGGTTTGACTTGCACCAGGTCGGTGCGGCCCAAATATTCCATTGCCAAGACGCGGAACAGGTAATCCATCGGCGAGGTGGCGAACTTGATATTCGGATGGTCGCTGGGACCGGCCGGGTCGAAGCGGGTGAACGTGAACATATTGACGTATTCTTCCAACGGGACACCGTATTGCAATCCCAGCGAGACCGCGATCGCGAAGCAGTTCATGATGCTCCGATACGTGGCGCCCTCTTTGTGCATGTCGATGAAAATTTCACCCAACATGCCATCGTCGTATTCGCCGGTGCGGAGATAGATCTTGTGACCGCCGACGCGGGCCTCTTGGGTAAACCCGCGCCGCTTGCCTGGGAGGCGATGCCGTTGCAGTCCCTTGGTCGGGTTGCCGGGCGCTGCTGTCGGTGCGGCGGAGGCCGCGACGCGTGGCAGTGGCGCGTCGGTCGTGGCGCCGTCGGTCTTAGATTTTTTCTCCGTGGTTTTGGCTTCATCGTCGGAGCGGCTGGAAAGCGGCTGCGCCATTTTTGAACCATCGCGATACAGCGCCACGGCCTTCAGGCCGGCGCGCCACGATTCGACATAGAGTTGCTCGATCTCTGCGACTGTGGTTTCTTGCGGGACGTTGATCGTTTTAGAGATTGCTCCGGAGACGAACGGCTGGGCCGCGGCCATCATCGAGATATGGGCCATCGGTTGCAGGAATCGTCGGCCTTCTTTGCCGCATTGGTTCGCGCAGTCGAAGACGGGGAGATGTTCCGTCTTCAGATGCGGGGCCCCTTCAATCGTCATCGTGCCGCAGATATGCCGATTGGCGCGCTCGATCTGCGCCGCGTTGAAGCCGAGGGCCTCGAGGGTGTTGGGGCCAGTCTCGCCGAGCACGTGTTTGTTGAACGCGAAGCGGAGGTCGAAGACGCCAGGGAGCGCGGCCTCGATCCGGCTGAGTTGCTCGTCGGTGATGCCGCGCGTCCGCAGGGTCTCCGGATTGATTTCCGGTGCGCCGACCAATGTGGAGGTCCCTTTCACATGGGTGACGATCTCTTGCACTTGCGCATCGTTATAACCGAGGCGTTTCAGCGCCATTGGGATCGATTGATTGATGATCTTGAAATAGCCGCCGCCGGCGAGCTTCTTGAACTTGACCAACGCAAAGTCGGGTTCGATCCCGGTGGTGTCGCAATCCATCAGCAGCCCGATGGTGCCGGTCGGTGCGATCACGGTTGCTTGCGCGTTGCGATAGCCGTGTTGTTTGCCGAGTCGCAGTGCCAAGTCCCAATCTTCGTGCGCAGCCTGCAACAAATCGTCGGGACACACCGTCGTGGCGATTTGGTATGCTGCGTCGCGATGCATGGCGATCACATCGAGCATCGCGTCGCGATTCTTCGCGAAGCCGTTGAACGGGCCTTTCACCGCGGCCATCTCCGCCGAGACCGCGTAGGCCTGGCCGGTGAGGATTGCGGTCAGCGCAGCGCAAATGGCACGGCCTTGGTCGGAGTCGTACGGGATGCCTTGGACCATCAGCAACGTCCCGAGATTGGCGTAGCCGAGGCCCAGTGGTCGATAGTCGTGGCTGTTCTGGCCGATCGTCTTGGTCGGATAGCTGGCGAAGTCGACTAAAATTTCTTGGCCGATGAAAAAGACACGCGCGGCGTGTCGATACCCTTCGATGTCGAAATGGCCGGTCTCGGTGTCATAGAACTTCATTAAATTCAGGCTCGCCAGATTGCAGGCCGAGTCGTCGAGGAACATATATTCGGAGCACGGATTGCTGCCGCGAATCCGATCGGTGGTCTTGCATGTGTGCCACTTATTAATGGTGCTATCGAACTGGACGCCCGGATCGGCACAGCTCCACGCCGCCGCAGCGATTTCCTGCATCACACCT carries:
- a CDS encoding TIGR00730 family Rossman fold protein; this translates as MRRIGVFCGSSMGNGAHFGAAADAVAVALVAHDLELVYGGAHVGLMGRIADEVLARGGRVIGVIPQSMVEAEVAHSGLSQLHIVATMAERKQQMADLSDGFIALPGGMGTLEEITEMLTLTQLHYQDKPCGFINVAGYYDHLFAFLEHAVDAGFLHPAHHRMICVAQSAEELLAQFRRFQSPSVRKWPDHS
- a CDS encoding translocation/assembly module TamB domain-containing protein, with amino-acid sequence MHARTTSRFRAGLRRRLVVWLLLTSAVAAPWIAVAALNHPAAQRLLLRAITAFTKWEIQSNGWHWDLRHSTVTIDRLQLTHHPNGHHFSTERITFAYRPWSLLRGTLRLTELTVSQPRLFLEQMPPATTARRPIKLRTLLLLRNVEITHAAIHDLLLTLPHGRSIGVARTEFSFIPHLLRKVALTVQLQQIDVNQPDRPPLHADQLTLDGVTDPSHWFRAAPYLNDLHGALHVTQFSWKHLVVDSFAADATLRNTKVRLKSLQATIGGRTLRGDGSITLATKRSRLTLEWPEPMPIPDLLPATSFLQTAGTLQGRIQWKGKSFDPTNLQGELKVDVTHVPATITDLPAHLTVDSAWHDGTMQIRAGRLRVGDGEASVSGSVSARNRLVDIEFHGRAIPLIGVFGRFRNIDFHPARGLANCDGRFRGWARDYLLTLDAETTGGGSYQGIEIETARTKLHLTYPRLELTGELLQHGARTGTLALDIRYGNRLPSGYRQATMRLDADIRQHHLDPSFQLIALRGVGSGHLTLGGETSNPHGNGTFEITAGALQIVPLDRVHAKFRWNGKTLTFQPTTVEVPTLPTFDFPQPMTVTLGHGFHLRGHPRADTTLDLEYQSPTAHWIVHEIRIHGGPAPHDTTTIRGHGRSGAWDLRAVGTANAAWLTYLPGTFREAEGPLDLNLGIRGDLTDPLLSGTMELRSNQMILRAVQQEWTKLLGTLHFNGRRITIDTVSGLFGDGPFTLDGWLEQQQWTTRRFDLHVVGRGLAYAEPGRAWHAEFDTDMAVRRDNAHTTLSGDLNIVDLRYTKDFRLLEEFGRSDVVASRERLRREHAGYDHVKLDLRVNSRGDLFIRNNAADVTLRANVVVRGTLANPQVQGNIEATEGRIHYLGLEFTVVNGTVEFHTPFAEPFVEFRGEESIGTHLVQVTLRGPINNLYVDLAAIPGEDRKNVLCLIAYGTTCDQLRTIAFGAKVGPTIFAEQLGKILARPLARYTKLDVVRLESAVGTTDLTRLHIGKRISDRLEVGFVTSVGQTAAEQSLEASYQITDFLLLKGTQSTKGHVGGKLSFRFRER
- a CDS encoding vitamin B12-dependent ribonucleotide reductase; the protein is MTSKSTATTRGLRIARRHTTTGINPLDQVDNTKRRSMITNPDGSTVFAMEAVEVPASWSQLATDIIVSKYFRKRGVPGKGHETSAREVIHRIAHGIRKAGEALGGYFATTEDADAFEAELAYYMIHQYGAFNSPVWFNVGLFHEYGIEGSGGNWAWNPATDRIEETPNAYEHPQSSACFIQNVQDDLMSIFDLARNEARLFKYGSGTGTNFSALRGKQERLSGGGTSSGLMSFLEVLDKGAGATKSGGTTRRAAKMVCLDMDHPEIVDFIKWKAREEKKVRALIEAGFSNDFNGEAYRTVSGQNSNNSVRIPDSFMEAYLNGKEWQTRMRTTGEVCETLPAKGVMQEIAAAAWSCADPGVQFDSTINKWHTCKTTDRIRGSNPCSEYMFLDDSACNLASLNLMKFYDTETGHFDIEGYRHAARVFFIGQEILVDFASYPTKTIGQNSHDYRPLGLGYANLGTLLMVQGIPYDSDQGRAICAALTAILTGQAYAVSAEMAAVKGPFNGFAKNRDAMLDVIAMHRDAAYQIATTVCPDDLLQAAHEDWDLALRLGKQHGYRNAQATVIAPTGTIGLLMDCDTTGIEPDFALVKFKKLAGGGYFKIINQSIPMALKRLGYNDAQVQEIVTHVKGTSTLVGAPEINPETLRTRGITDEQLSRIEAALPGVFDLRFAFNKHVLGETGPNTLEALGFNAAQIERANRHICGTMTIEGAPHLKTEHLPVFDCANQCGKEGRRFLQPMAHISMMAAAQPFVSGAISKTINVPQETTVAEIEQLYVESWRAGLKAVALYRDGSKMAQPLSSRSDDEAKTTEKKSKTDGATTDAPLPRVAASAAPTAAPGNPTKGLQRHRLPGKRRGFTQEARVGGHKIYLRTGEYDDGMLGEIFIDMHKEGATYRSIMNCFAIAVSLGLQYGVPLEEYVNMFTFTRFDPAGPSDHPNIKFATSPMDYLFRVLAMEYLGRTDLVQVKPELITSAIDQAPVGTASESAPVTTTPQSTATTTIDPGVTRQFAQQGGQLVANSAKERNGHGKAPVAPLAAKPDTTDLPAVIVVKRSASVGTGAEGLQTIAAGAVVSEHLSTMMGDAPFCDQCGHVTVRNGSCYRCLNCGNSMGCS